In Oscillatoria acuminata PCC 6304, a single window of DNA contains:
- the treZ gene encoding malto-oligosyltrehalose trehalohydrolase, which produces MTVTLGSNYLGNDRCEFTVWAPLLKEVAVVIAAEDEQRAIAMEQQAEGYWKTTAEGITPGTRYFYRLDGNLLRPDPASHLQPDGVHGPSAVVDPNAFSWRDRSWCNLPLEEYIIYELHVGTFTPEGTFEAIIPRLGVLKDLGINAIEIMPVAQFPGDRNWGYDGVLPYAVQNSYGGPDKLKQWVDACHQQGIAVIMDVVYNHLGPEGNYLADFGPYFTNKYRPIWGEALNFDEEYSDGVRNFFIENALYWLREYHIDALRLDAIQAIFEMGARPFLQELSDAVADLSEQEGRKFYITAESDLNDVRVIRPKELGGYGLDSQWCDDFHHVLHTLLTGENDRYYQDFGQIQQLVKSFKEGFVYDGIYAPHRKRRHGNSAKDQPAHQFIVFSQNHDQTGNRIGGDRLSHLISFDGLKLAAATVLLSPFLPFLFMGEEYGETAPFLYFVSHSDPDLIEAIRQDKEKEFTQGLKSGKFNNPQDVNTFYQCQLNWEKHQQGQHQILWNFYRRLIELRRTVPALKKLSKETLDCSCLEAENLLFVRRWADKSQVFYVINFSTNAVKFEPNIPDGNWQKILDSSEENWKGPGSSLPEVIQPEKSVSIPPLTVGLYEISG; this is translated from the coding sequence ATGACGGTTACACTAGGTTCTAATTATTTGGGGAACGATCGCTGTGAGTTTACCGTATGGGCACCCCTGCTGAAGGAAGTAGCGGTGGTGATTGCTGCTGAGGATGAACAACGGGCGATCGCGATGGAACAGCAGGCGGAAGGATACTGGAAGACGACTGCCGAAGGGATTACACCCGGGACGCGGTATTTCTATCGGTTAGACGGGAACCTGCTCAGACCTGACCCTGCATCTCATTTGCAACCGGATGGGGTACATGGACCCTCAGCCGTCGTGGACCCGAACGCCTTTTCCTGGCGCGATCGCAGTTGGTGTAACCTTCCTCTGGAAGAGTATATCATTTATGAACTGCACGTTGGCACATTTACTCCCGAGGGAACATTTGAGGCGATCATTCCCCGTCTTGGGGTCTTAAAAGATTTGGGAATCAACGCCATTGAAATTATGCCGGTTGCCCAATTTCCGGGCGATCGTAACTGGGGATATGATGGGGTGTTGCCTTATGCCGTCCAGAACTCTTATGGCGGACCAGATAAATTAAAACAATGGGTTGATGCCTGTCATCAACAAGGGATTGCAGTCATCATGGATGTGGTTTATAACCACCTCGGTCCTGAAGGCAATTATTTAGCAGATTTTGGTCCATATTTTACCAACAAATATCGCCCAATTTGGGGAGAGGCGCTGAATTTTGATGAAGAATACAGCGATGGAGTTCGCAACTTTTTCATTGAAAATGCCCTCTATTGGCTGCGAGAGTACCATATTGATGCCTTACGCTTAGATGCAATTCAAGCCATTTTTGAAATGGGGGCGCGGCCCTTTTTGCAGGAACTTTCCGATGCCGTGGCGGACTTGTCTGAACAGGAGGGACGAAAATTTTATATAACGGCGGAAAGCGATTTAAACGATGTTCGGGTTATACGTCCCAAAGAATTGGGAGGCTATGGACTCGATTCCCAATGGTGTGATGATTTTCATCACGTTCTGCATACCTTGCTCACGGGAGAAAACGACCGATATTATCAAGATTTTGGTCAAATTCAACAGTTGGTTAAATCCTTTAAAGAGGGGTTTGTTTATGATGGAATTTATGCCCCCCATCGCAAGCGCCGACATGGGAATTCCGCCAAAGACCAACCGGCTCATCAATTCATTGTTTTTTCTCAGAATCATGACCAAACGGGGAACCGAATTGGGGGCGATCGGCTCTCTCATTTAATTTCCTTTGATGGATTAAAACTAGCAGCAGCCACCGTATTACTCTCTCCCTTCTTACCCTTTTTATTCATGGGAGAAGAATATGGAGAAACAGCCCCATTTTTATATTTTGTCAGTCACTCTGACCCCGACCTCATCGAAGCCATTCGCCAAGACAAAGAAAAAGAATTTACCCAGGGTCTGAAGTCGGGAAAATTTAACAATCCTCAAGATGTTAATACCTTTTATCAATGCCAACTTAATTGGGAAAAACATCAACAAGGGCAACATCAGATCCTCTGGAACTTTTACCGTCGCTTAATTGAACTGCGTCGCACCGTTCCTGCCCTGAAAAAGCTCAGTAAAGAAACCCTAGACTGTAGTTGCCTCGAAGCCGAAAATTTGTTGTTTGTCCGGCGATGGGCTGACAAGAGTCAAGTCTTCTATGTGATTAATTTCAGCACCAATGCAGTCAAATTTGAGCCGAATATTCCCGATGGAAATTGGCAGAAAATATTAGACTCTTCTGAAGAAAATTGGAAAGGTCCAGGGTCGTCATTACCCGAAGTAATTCAACCCGAAAAATCCGTTTCAATTCCCCCTTTAACCGTTGGGCTTTATGAAATTTCTGGATAA
- a CDS encoding universal stress protein has translation MFKRVLISTDLSDGLVRLGKFLPSLAAGGMEHIAFVHSVPLWTKGQIPREDTEKISLARDRLNAILNQVPDGLQVEVEVLSGNPTENILKAVERYKSEVMILGASNRNLLSEKLFGSTTLELSGRTNIPLMTIPTALLSPLTSEELDLRCRHLFRYILLPYADTQASGVLIKEFKRYAQNRPPHSLERCMLAWVIDAGVLRKVPKDYKLKEAHEKLAPIQAELEAIGLQVDVEVRLGEPVLDILDLAQMSDICAVALASNSLGKILDWFPSFAAEVLRRSCEPVIFFPSRR, from the coding sequence ATGTTTAAGCGTGTTTTAATTAGTACGGATTTGTCAGACGGCTTAGTGCGCTTGGGAAAATTCTTACCCAGTTTAGCTGCCGGAGGGATGGAGCATATCGCATTTGTCCATAGCGTTCCCCTGTGGACCAAAGGGCAAATTCCTCGGGAAGATACGGAAAAAATCAGTTTGGCACGCGATCGCCTCAATGCCATTTTGAATCAGGTCCCCGATGGCTTGCAGGTAGAGGTTGAGGTGCTATCCGGGAATCCGACGGAGAACATTCTCAAGGCAGTGGAACGGTACAAAAGCGAGGTCATGATTTTAGGGGCCTCCAACCGCAATCTCCTGAGTGAAAAACTCTTTGGCAGTACGACCCTGGAGTTATCGGGACGAACCAATATTCCCCTGATGACCATTCCCACGGCACTGCTGTCTCCCTTAACCTCTGAGGAGTTGGATCTGCGCTGTCGGCATCTGTTCCGCTACATTCTGCTTCCCTATGCGGATACCCAAGCATCGGGGGTATTAATCAAAGAGTTTAAGCGCTACGCCCAGAACCGTCCTCCTCATTCATTAGAACGCTGTATGTTAGCGTGGGTGATTGATGCGGGGGTTCTGCGAAAGGTCCCGAAGGACTACAAGCTCAAGGAAGCCCATGAGAAATTAGCCCCAATCCAAGCCGAGTTAGAAGCGATCGGCTTGCAGGTGGATGTGGAAGTCCGCTTAGGTGAGCCAGTCCTGGATATTTTAGATTTAGCACAGATGTCCGACATCTGTGCCGTGGCACTGGCTTCCAATAGCTTAGGGAAAATTTTGGATTGGTTCCCCAGCTTTGCGGCAGAGGTCCTGCGGCGCAGTTGTGAACCTGTCATCTTTTTTCCCTCCCGGCGGTAA
- a CDS encoding HAD family hydrolase translates to MISALLFDLDGTLCNTDPIHFQTWVELLLDYGMEIDQDLYQSRMTGRLNEAIIKDLLPQLSPSQGKQLADEKEARFRKLALKLERLAGVSNILAWSEQRELSRALVTNAPPKNVEFMLQVLELTPMFELVILAENLSAGKPDPLPYQMALTELGISASEAIAFEDSPSGIRSAVRAGIYTIGIASTHSLNHLKDLGASMAISDFTDPELWRLLDTI, encoded by the coding sequence ATGATATCCGCATTACTTTTTGATTTAGATGGAACCCTGTGCAATACGGACCCCATTCACTTTCAAACTTGGGTGGAACTGTTGCTGGATTATGGCATGGAGATTGATCAAGACTTGTATCAATCCCGGATGACCGGACGTCTGAATGAGGCAATTATTAAAGATTTGTTACCGCAACTTTCACCCTCCCAGGGGAAGCAGCTTGCGGATGAAAAAGAAGCACGCTTCCGCAAATTAGCACTAAAATTGGAGCGATTGGCTGGGGTCTCCAATATTTTAGCCTGGTCTGAGCAACGGGAATTATCCCGAGCACTGGTCACGAATGCTCCCCCGAAAAATGTAGAATTCATGTTACAAGTGTTGGAATTAACTCCGATGTTTGAGTTGGTTATCTTAGCAGAAAATTTATCCGCTGGCAAGCCCGATCCACTCCCTTATCAAATGGCATTGACAGAATTAGGGATTTCGGCCTCGGAGGCGATCGCCTTTGAGGATTCGCCATCAGGGATTCGTTCAGCGGTTAGGGCGGGTATTTATACCATTGGCATTGCCTCGACTCACTCCCTGAATCACCTCAAAGATTTGGGTGCGTCAATGGCGATTTCCGATTTCACCGACCCGGAACTCTGGAGGTTGCTAGACACAATTTAG
- a CDS encoding NblA/ycf18 family protein: MSQPIELSLEQQFNVRAFETQVEKMSLEQSQHFLKELYKQMMVRETMYQQFLKHEWGLDQGPRFSSEF; the protein is encoded by the coding sequence ATGAGCCAACCGATCGAGCTATCTTTGGAACAACAATTTAACGTCCGAGCCTTTGAAACCCAGGTCGAGAAAATGAGCCTTGAACAGTCTCAGCATTTTCTCAAAGAACTCTACAAACAAATGATGGTGAGGGAAACCATGTATCAGCAATTCCTGAAACATGAATGGGGTTTAGACCAAGGACCACGTTTTAGCAGTGAGTTTTAA
- a CDS encoding trehalase family glycosidase — MLADVFQPNEFPSPSRIAAMREYIKKTWKTLYRSHAHILEAAKDEKIGHTDDQRWPIYISAMEDKNRVEAEFKSVLSKEEFQQIEIQSLPSEMDQITEHGLLYLPGDYVVPGGRFNEMYGWDSYFIVLGLLRDGEIELAKSQVDQLIYQIEHYGTILNANRSYLLSRSQPPFLTPMILAVYEQTQDKDWLRSLLGAVESHYYYWIVPPHLNQSTGLSRYCALGEGPAPEVLVSETDDLGRTHYDRIREYYRRFEVMAYDVSLYYDKETDTLTDLFYKGDRSMRESGFDPSNRFGPFNIDIIHYAPVCLNALLYRMEQDIAKILKILGNPQLAELWDERAQTRHQLIDKFLWDEPSGLYLDYNFRTNERRLYEFATTFYPLWVGLASEKQAQRVVENLELFEAPGGLLTSAHVTGNQWDAPFGWAPLTLIAVEGLYRYGYRSEGDRIGGKFINLVTQEFEKTGTLLEKYDVLSCSSEVSSEIVFGYNTNEIGFGWTNGSILELLAQAKKI, encoded by the coding sequence ATGTTAGCTGATGTCTTTCAACCCAACGAATTTCCTAGTCCCAGTCGCATTGCCGCGATGCGAGAATATATCAAGAAAACCTGGAAAACCCTCTATCGTTCTCATGCTCATATTTTAGAAGCAGCCAAAGATGAAAAAATCGGCCATACCGATGACCAACGTTGGCCAATTTATATTTCCGCAATGGAAGATAAAAACCGGGTAGAAGCTGAATTTAAAAGTGTTTTAAGCAAAGAAGAATTTCAACAAATTGAAATTCAAAGTCTACCCTCAGAAATGGACCAAATTACTGAACATGGATTGCTGTATCTTCCGGGGGATTATGTGGTGCCGGGGGGTCGCTTTAATGAAATGTATGGATGGGATAGTTATTTTATCGTCCTGGGATTGTTACGGGATGGGGAAATAGAATTAGCGAAAAGTCAAGTAGATCAGCTAATTTATCAAATCGAGCATTATGGAACAATTTTAAATGCAAATCGGAGTTATTTGTTGTCCCGATCGCAACCGCCATTTTTAACGCCGATGATTCTGGCGGTATATGAGCAGACTCAGGATAAAGACTGGTTGCGATCGCTATTAGGGGCGGTAGAAAGTCACTACTATTACTGGATTGTCCCTCCGCACTTAAATCAATCCACGGGACTCTCTCGCTATTGTGCCTTGGGGGAAGGACCCGCCCCAGAAGTGCTGGTGTCAGAAACCGATGACTTAGGCCGAACTCACTATGATCGCATCCGAGAATATTATCGCCGATTTGAGGTAATGGCCTATGATGTGAGCTTGTATTACGACAAGGAAACCGATACCCTGACGGACCTTTTTTATAAAGGCGATCGCTCCATGAGAGAATCGGGATTTGACCCCTCGAACCGTTTTGGTCCTTTTAATATTGACATTATACACTACGCGCCGGTTTGTTTAAACGCGCTGTTGTATCGAATGGAGCAAGATATTGCCAAAATTCTCAAGATTTTAGGCAATCCGCAACTGGCAGAATTATGGGATGAGCGCGCTCAAACCCGCCATCAGCTCATCGATAAGTTCCTCTGGGATGAACCCTCCGGTTTATACTTAGATTATAATTTCCGGACGAATGAACGCCGCCTGTATGAATTTGCCACTACCTTTTATCCCTTGTGGGTGGGACTGGCTTCAGAAAAACAAGCGCAACGAGTGGTAGAAAACTTGGAGTTATTTGAAGCCCCCGGAGGATTGCTCACCAGTGCTCATGTCACGGGGAATCAATGGGATGCGCCCTTTGGTTGGGCACCTTTAACTTTAATTGCGGTGGAAGGATTGTATCGCTATGGGTATCGCAGCGAAGGCGATCGCATTGGGGGCAAGTTCATTAATTTAGTCACTCAAGAATTTGAAAAAACCGGCACGCTTTTAGAAAAATATGACGTCCTCTCCTGTTCGTCAGAAGTTTCCAGCGAAATTGTCTTTGGGTACAATACCAATGAAATTGGATTTGGGTGGACCAATGGTTCAATTCTGGAACTGTTAGCTCAAGCGAAGAAGATTTAA
- the treY gene encoding malto-oligosyltrehalose synthase, with product MRIPQATYRIQFNANFQFADAEKIVDYLADLGISDIYASPIFKARQGSTHGYDVVDPNQLNPELGTPEAFESLMEKSQQKNLGWVQDIVPNHTAYDSENSMLMDVLENGASSDYFDYFDIAWNAPYGDISEGVLAPLLGNFYQECLENGEIQLQYDATGLTVQYYSLKLPIRIESYVPFLTHNLGKLRRTLGRNHPEFIKLLGILYLLKSIPTETKGRERYDQLTFVKGLLWELYDQNHDICQFIQDNLKEFNGTPGIPESFNLLEELLREQVYRLTFWKVGAEEINYRRFFTVNELISVRVENLRVFHDTHDLIAKLVKTGKFTGVRIDHIDGLYDPQQYLERLREKLGDIYITVEKILEMAEIMPSNWPIQGTSGYDFMNRLNGLFCNCNNQERFSEIYGQFTGLNPSYKDLFFEKKHLIVDRNMAGDADNLAHLLKSIANQSREGRDFTLYSLKRALVEVLVAFPVYRTYINGEGVSSRDRHYIQEVIAQAKQLLPLQGKELDFIEKLMLLENADYLTEEEREQRLYSVMRMQQWTGPLMAKGIEDTLFYVYNRLVSLNEVGGDPAQFGLTLQEFHEFNIQQKETWVHKMNATSTHDTKRGEDVRARINVLSEIPDEWEQHITSWREINQEHKTKLPDKLVPTANDEYFFYQTLLGAFPFAESEYSEFIQRVKDCSIKSVREAKVHTAWLRPDTDYEEGFLAFIDAVMQPGPENLFFQKFQQFQQKIASYGVYNSLAQVLLKLTTPGVPDLYQGTELWDLSLVDPDNRRPVDFEHRIAALREIRTQASQDILALMKELLSHPESGKIKLFAIAQILKAKSQAIALFQAGDYQPLKAAGKFSENVVGFTRSQGNQVAIAVAPRFLTHLIQPGTLPLGQVWQDTHLKLPSGLPSQWQDGISGQPIQTDGTLSIAQTLTHFPIALLISQTS from the coding sequence ATGAGAATTCCTCAAGCAACTTACCGCATTCAATTTAACGCGAATTTCCAGTTTGCCGATGCCGAAAAAATAGTCGATTATCTGGCCGATTTAGGAATTTCAGATATTTACGCTTCCCCCATTTTCAAAGCCCGTCAAGGTAGCACCCACGGCTATGATGTGGTAGACCCCAATCAACTCAATCCCGAACTGGGAACTCCAGAAGCATTTGAGTCTTTGATGGAAAAATCCCAACAAAAAAACCTCGGATGGGTGCAGGATATCGTCCCGAATCATACCGCTTATGATAGCGAAAATTCCATGCTAATGGATGTCCTGGAAAATGGGGCATCATCGGATTATTTTGACTATTTTGATATCGCCTGGAATGCTCCTTATGGGGATATTAGTGAAGGAGTTCTCGCTCCTTTGCTGGGAAATTTTTATCAAGAATGTCTGGAAAATGGCGAAATTCAACTTCAATACGATGCCACAGGATTAACAGTCCAGTATTATAGCCTAAAACTGCCCATCCGCATTGAGTCTTATGTGCCTTTTTTGACCCATAATTTAGGTAAACTGCGAAGAACCTTGGGGCGAAATCATCCCGAGTTTATCAAACTCCTGGGAATTCTTTATTTGTTAAAAAGTATTCCGACAGAAACTAAAGGGCGAGAACGGTATGATCAACTCACCTTTGTTAAAGGATTATTGTGGGAGTTGTATGACCAAAATCATGATATCTGCCAATTTATCCAGGATAATTTAAAGGAATTTAATGGCACTCCGGGAATACCCGAGAGCTTTAATTTGCTGGAAGAGTTACTGCGGGAACAAGTGTATCGCCTCACGTTTTGGAAAGTGGGGGCGGAAGAAATTAACTACCGGCGATTTTTTACGGTGAATGAATTGATTTCTGTGCGGGTGGAAAACCTGCGGGTGTTTCATGATACCCATGATTTAATCGCCAAATTGGTCAAAACGGGAAAATTTACCGGGGTGCGGATCGATCATATTGATGGACTCTATGACCCTCAGCAATATTTAGAACGATTGCGAGAAAAATTAGGGGATATCTATATTACGGTAGAAAAAATCCTAGAAATGGCCGAAATCATGCCTTCAAATTGGCCAATTCAGGGAACCAGTGGCTATGATTTTATGAATCGGCTGAATGGATTATTTTGTAATTGCAATAATCAAGAGCGATTCAGTGAAATTTATGGTCAGTTTACGGGATTAAATCCCAGTTACAAAGACTTGTTTTTTGAGAAGAAGCATCTAATTGTCGATCGCAATATGGCGGGAGATGCGGACAATTTGGCTCATTTGTTAAAATCCATTGCCAATCAATCCCGGGAGGGACGAGATTTTACCTTGTATTCCCTGAAACGAGCGCTGGTGGAGGTGCTGGTGGCGTTCCCGGTGTATCGCACCTATATTAATGGGGAGGGAGTCAGCAGTCGCGATCGCCACTATATCCAAGAGGTGATTGCTCAAGCAAAACAGCTTCTGCCATTGCAGGGAAAAGAGCTTGATTTTATTGAAAAATTAATGTTACTGGAAAATGCTGATTATTTAACGGAAGAAGAACGAGAACAGCGTCTCTATTCCGTGATGCGGATGCAGCAATGGACAGGACCATTGATGGCAAAAGGGATTGAAGATACCCTATTTTACGTTTACAATCGATTAGTTTCTCTCAATGAGGTCGGCGGCGACCCGGCTCAATTTGGCCTAACTTTACAGGAGTTTCATGAGTTTAATATTCAACAAAAAGAAACTTGGGTTCATAAAATGAATGCCACCTCTACCCATGATACCAAACGGGGAGAAGATGTCCGCGCCCGCATTAATGTCCTGTCAGAAATTCCCGATGAGTGGGAACAGCACATCACGTCCTGGCGGGAAATTAATCAAGAACATAAAACGAAACTCCCGGATAAACTTGTCCCCACTGCCAATGATGAATATTTCTTTTATCAAACCCTCTTAGGAGCATTTCCCTTTGCAGAAAGCGAGTATTCTGAGTTTATTCAGCGGGTCAAAGATTGTTCGATAAAATCGGTGCGAGAAGCGAAAGTCCATACGGCTTGGTTGCGCCCAGATACGGACTATGAGGAGGGATTTCTGGCGTTTATCGATGCCGTGATGCAACCGGGACCTGAGAATTTATTTTTCCAGAAATTCCAGCAGTTCCAACAGAAAATAGCCAGCTATGGGGTTTATAATTCTTTAGCTCAAGTGCTGCTGAAATTGACGACTCCTGGAGTGCCTGATTTGTATCAGGGAACGGAATTGTGGGATTTAAGTTTAGTTGACCCGGATAATCGCCGTCCCGTGGATTTTGAGCACCGGATAGCAGCGTTAAGGGAGATTCGCACCCAAGCATCGCAGGATATTTTAGCCTTGATGAAGGAGTTACTGTCTCATCCGGAATCAGGAAAAATTAAACTGTTTGCGATCGCCCAAATTTTAAAGGCAAAATCTCAGGCGATCGCACTGTTCCAAGCGGGAGATTATCAACCCCTGAAAGCGGCGGGAAAATTTAGCGAAAATGTGGTAGGATTTACCCGATCGCAGGGGAATCAAGTTGCGATCGCAGTCGCACCCCGCTTTCTGACTCATCTCATCCAACCGGGCACTCTCCCCCTGGGTCAAGTCTGGCAAGACACCCATTTAAAACTGCCTTCGGGACTCCCCTCGCAGTGGCAAGATGGAATTTCTGGACAACCCATTCAAACCGATGGCACCTTGTCAATAGCCCAAACCTTGACCCATTTCCCCATCGCCCTGTTAATCAGTCAAACCTCCTAA
- a CDS encoding ribonuclease HI family protein produces the protein MYITIYSDGASRRNPGPAGAGAVLLDEQGNILNKVCKYLGETTNNQAEYQAAILGLETALKMGATRVKLRADSELMVKQLLGQYRVKKPELKPLYDQVKSLFNQFESYAPPEHVRRADNALADAEANRAIDEYQP, from the coding sequence ATGTATATCACAATCTATTCCGACGGAGCCTCTCGCCGTAACCCCGGCCCTGCCGGAGCCGGAGCCGTCCTCCTCGATGAACAGGGAAACATCCTGAATAAAGTCTGTAAATACCTCGGCGAAACCACCAACAATCAAGCCGAATATCAAGCCGCCATTCTCGGTCTAGAAACCGCGTTAAAAATGGGAGCAACCCGAGTCAAACTCCGTGCCGACAGCGAACTGATGGTCAAACAACTCCTCGGCCAATATCGCGTCAAAAAGCCCGAATTAAAACCCCTCTATGACCAAGTAAAATCCCTCTTCAACCAATTTGAAAGCTACGCCCCCCCCGAGCACGTCCGCAGAGCCGACAACGCCCTCGCTGACGCGGAAGCCAATCGAGCCATAGACGAATACCAACCCTAA
- a CDS encoding DUF4342 domain-containing protein, whose amino-acid sequence MTEPIRPEDPIGTPFQEPVIPIDPEVQTNSNVRVEEFKLNGDDLTKKVRELIQQGNARRIVIKNEEGHTLIEIPLTVGVVGGTIGVALFPVVAAVGAIGAMVARLTLVVEKKED is encoded by the coding sequence ATGACTGAACCCATTCGTCCAGAAGACCCCATCGGAACTCCCTTCCAAGAACCTGTCATCCCCATTGACCCGGAAGTGCAAACCAATTCAAACGTTCGGGTTGAAGAGTTTAAACTGAATGGAGACGACCTGACAAAAAAAGTTAGAGAACTGATTCAACAAGGAAATGCCCGACGGATTGTCATTAAAAATGAAGAGGGTCACACCCTAATTGAAATTCCCCTCACTGTTGGGGTCGTTGGAGGAACAATTGGTGTGGCATTATTTCCCGTTGTTGCAGCGGTTGGCGCAATTGGCGCAATGGTCGCCCGTCTTACCCTAGTTGTTGAGAAAAAAGAAGATTAA